The segment CTTCGCCTACCTGCGCGAGACCCGCAAGCTCTGGCTTTCCCCGGTGCTCGTGATCCTCCTGATCCTCGGGCTCGTGCTCGCCCTCTCGGGCACGGTGCTCTCGCCGCTCATCTACACGCTCTTCTGAACCGCTCGCCCCTCTGCTTTTCCCGTCGGGCGCGATTGCGCAAGCGCGCCCGGCGCCGGTAGCATCCCGTGGGTGAGCGACGGTCCCCCCCTTCGCAGGCTCGACCAGATCGTGGGCGAGCTGCTCGCGCCGCTGTTACATGCCCGCCCGGCGCCTGGGGGTTTTCGCCTGGCCGGCTGGGACGTCGAGCAGGGCGTCTGCGTCGTGCTCGCCCGCGGCGACGAGTGGGTGCTCGTGGAGTTCGAGAACCGCGACGACACGCGCGACTGCTACGCGCGGACGTCGCGCTTCAACGTGTGCGCACGGCACCAGTTCGAGCCCGAGAAGCCGCTGAGCGCGCTGGCACACCGCGCGGTCGGGCAGCTCGTCGAGCTGGTGCGCCGGCGCGAAGGCGCGTTGCCGGTCCTAACGCGCCCTGCGCCGGAGCGCGGGAGCGAGGTGCGCGAGGTGCGCGTCGAGCGCGCGCTGGTGCAGCAGGGGCCGGGCCATTACTACCTCAACCCGTACGTCGGCTGCATGATCGGCTGCGAATTCTGTTACGTCGCCGATCGCGCCGACCTGTCCCGCGAGATCGAGGGCCGCGCGCGGCTGCCGTGGGGTCGTTATGTCGACGTCAAGACGAACCTGCCCGAGGTGCTCGCGCGCGAGGTCACGACGTTGCCCCCGGGGCTGGTTCGCATGAGCCCGATCGTGACGGACCCCTACCAGCCGCTGGAGAAGAAGTACCGCGTCACGAGGCGCTGTCTCGAGGCGCTTGTCGATACAGGCTTCACGCCCGGAGTGCTCACCCGCGCTGCGCGCATCCAGGAAGACGCCCCGCTGCTCGGGCGCTTTCACCGGGCGCTCGTGGGCCTCTCGATCCCCACCGACGACGACGCGGTCCGTCAGCATTTCGAGCCGGGCGGGGACCCCATCGAGGAGCGGTTCGCGGCGCTCGCGGCGTGCCATCGCGCGGGGTGCGTCACGGTCGCCGTGGTACAGCCGGTGCTGCCGATGGACCCCGAGCGGCTGGCCGCACGCCTCGCGCCGCTGGTGCGCGCCGTGCGAATCGACCGGATGTACGACGGCCATCGCGTGCGTCACCTCTACGAAGCGGCCGGCCGGCTCGACGCGGCCACCGAGGCGTTTTACCAGCAGACCGCGGGGGAGCTCCGGGCCGCGCTCGAGGCGCGCGGCGTTCGCATCGACCCGCTCGACGACGTGCGCGCGTTGATGGATTGAGCGGGCCGCGCGTTCGGGCGGCGAGCCTCTTGATACCCGGCCTCCCTCGTCGGAGATGCGGCTACGCCTGGAATGGGACGATCCTATGACGCGTACGCCCGAGAGGGATGGCAATTCATGCTCCAAGATACAGGCGGTGGTGGTGCGGAGGCTCAGTCTGGGTGGGGGATTCTGTCTTCCGGGAGGAAAAGCTTTAGGGATGGGGGCGGGAGAGGGTATCATGGGGGAGATGCCAAGCGGGTTGTTTCGGCGGTCGGAGAAGTCATCGGAGGCTGCGGGCCCGAGAGGGCGAGGGGCGCGGAGGGGCGCGCGGGAGGTTGTGGCGGCGGTGTTTCGTGGGATGGTCGTGGCGGCGGCGTTGGGCGGACTCACGGCATGCGGCGGCAGCTCCGCGTCCGGGTCGCAGTCGGCGCCGGCCCCGCCGGTGGCCTCGACGAAAGGCACCGACTCCACGCCGCAACCCGTGCGTAGCTCCGGGCCCCCGGACGAATCAGCGCCGCCCAGTCGAGGGAGCCCCAATTCTGTCGACGGCGCGCGCGTGTTGCTCGGTCGAAGGAGCCCCGCACCCCCGATCGAATTTACTGTCGGCGACAAGCGAGCGGTCCTTCGCTTTCGCGCGGGTTTTTCGTTTTCAGTTCGTCGAAACAATCGTCGTGGGCAGCGAGATTGTGTACCCTCCGCAATGCGATGCGCCTACCCCTCCTGCCAGCGGTCTGTGTTCGCGTAGCCATCTCGAGTTTCGTTCGGTAGGGAGGGGCAAGGACCTCATGCACGTCGGGACACATGTCCGCGGACAGCAACTGGATTTGCTGTTCGCCGGCGTATACGAAGGGAGCTCCGAGTGCGGCGCCTACGGGTACTGGCTCCTTCGGGTCGGCCCAACCGGCGCGCACGCGACAAGCCCGATCGTAGGATGCTCGACGACCCCGTTCTCCGAAGGCCCCGACGTAGATTTTGTCAACCCCATGATCCGATGGGATCCACCTGTCAGCATTCGCGTCCACGAAGGGCTT is part of the Polyangium spumosum genome and harbors:
- a CDS encoding DUF5989 family protein, with protein sequence MPQTSPPKNKDEPVHAPPSFEEAARTARQSTLRDAFAYLRETRKLWLSPVLVILLILGLVLALSGTVLSPLIYTLF
- a CDS encoding radical SAM protein, which gives rise to MSDGPPLRRLDQIVGELLAPLLHARPAPGGFRLAGWDVEQGVCVVLARGDEWVLVEFENRDDTRDCYARTSRFNVCARHQFEPEKPLSALAHRAVGQLVELVRRREGALPVLTRPAPERGSEVREVRVERALVQQGPGHYYLNPYVGCMIGCEFCYVADRADLSREIEGRARLPWGRYVDVKTNLPEVLAREVTTLPPGLVRMSPIVTDPYQPLEKKYRVTRRCLEALVDTGFTPGVLTRAARIQEDAPLLGRFHRALVGLSIPTDDDAVRQHFEPGGDPIEERFAALAACHRAGCVTVAVVQPVLPMDPERLAARLAPLVRAVRIDRMYDGHRVRHLYEAAGRLDAATEAFYQQTAGELRAALEARGVRIDPLDDVRALMD